A part of Misgurnus anguillicaudatus chromosome 6, ASM2758022v2, whole genome shotgun sequence genomic DNA contains:
- the mespab gene encoding mesoderm posterior ab, whose product MFYRCNITPLLPGYIGLLLPALQHSLKTPRSKHLSSFGKITTMEFNFSQFMPQGDKSHFQFEQSPTNDAGYYSACGSLSPSSSIDSGCFSPPASHWLPCRLPEAAGHIDFDSQPAKKPRLVLPSEGKRPSRSKNPGTKRQSASEREKLRMRDLTKALNYLRTFLPPSVAPSGQTLTKIETLRLTISYISHLSEQLGQNQEISGNETTSQCYGTQDVSDRLQCGQISGTYEPQKHLEDNVQYCPTFTNYTDSTQQMDTKIPTSSYVRDAQSCMVRMLLVMFC is encoded by the exons ATGTTCtacag GTGCAACATCACACCTCTTCTTCCAGGATATATTGGGCTGCTGCTTCCAGCTCTCCAGCATTCACTCAAGACACCGAGAAGCAAACATCTCTCCAGCTTTGGAAAGATCACAACCATGGAGTTCAACTTTTCTCAATTTATGCCTCAGGGAGACAAATCCCACTTTCAATTCGAGCAATCGCCTACCAATGATGCTGGGTACTACAGCGCCTGCGGCAGTCTTTCTCCAAGTTCCTCCATCGATTCTGGATGTTTTTCTCCTCCTGCCAGCCATTGGTTACCTTGCAGACTGCCAGAGGCCGCTGGACACATTGACTTCGACAGCCAACCTGCAAAAAAGCCTAGGTTGGTTCTACCATCTGAGGGAAAAAGACCTTCCAGGTCCAAAAACCCTGGAACGAAGCGTCAGTCGGCCAGCGAAAGAGAGAAGCTTAGGATGAGGGACCTGACCAAAGCCCTCAATTATCTCCGAACCTTCTTACCACCGTCGGTGGCTCCTTCCGGACAAACCCTGACCAAGATTGAGACCCTTCGACTCACCATCAGCTACATCTCACACTTGTCAGAACAGTTGGGACAGAATCAAGAAATCTCCGGAAATGAAACAACATCACAATGTTACGGCACACAAGACGTTTCAGATAGACTTCAGTGTGGGCAGATATCAGGAACATATGAACCACAGAAACACTTGGAAGACAACGTCCAGTACTGTCCGACATTCACCAACTATACAGACTCAACACAACAGATGGATACAAAAATTCCTACTAGCTCATATGTCAGAGATGCACAGTCTTGTATGGTAAGGATGCTTTTGGTTATGTTTTGCTAG
- the mespbb gene encoding mesoderm posterior bb: protein MDVSPPLFNCITQNSWSCPSSDSEFYNSISSPEAVSPISYIDFSPSAQPQNGSSSPHSAHPGGAKAPVEVGRSRVGTRRTRSKNPSKQRQSASEKEKLRMRDLTKALHHLRTYLPPSVAPAGQTLTKIETLRLTIRYISYLSAQLGLSEEALYKMKDTRRSEYQESPQNLTEGFCCYDSTSEYWTLGDSAQLCQNTFRPEHVLRKTEVDLNQVCMNGDTPVYDDSLNSSLESLLDHPSYANTTLTCQNYGKAVHCPSIAPGFWG, encoded by the exons ATGGATGTTTCTCCTCCTCTCTTCAACTGCATCACACAAAACTCCTGGAGCTGCCCGAGCTCAGACTCGGAATTCTACAATTCAATCTCATCTCCCGAAGCCGTGTCTCCAATCTCCTATATAGACTTCTCTCCTTCGGCCCAACCACAGAATGGTTCATCTTCACCCCATTCGGCGCACCCCGGAGGTGCCAAAGCTCCTGTGGAAGTTGGACGTTCTCGTGTCGGGACCAGAAGGACACGGTCGAAGAACCCGAGCAAGCAAAGACAGAGCGCCAGCGAGAAGGAGAAACTCAGAATGAGAGATTTGACAAAAGCCCTTCATCACCTCAGGACTTATTTACCTCCCTCCGTGGCGCCTGCCGGTCAGACCCTGACGAAGATCGAGACCCTTCGCTTGACCATTCGCTACATCTCATACCTCTCAGCTCAGCTCGGTCTCAGTGAAGAAGCTCTGTATAAGATGAAAGACACGAGAAGATCTGAATACCAAGAGTCGCCTCAAAATCTGACCGAAGGGTTTTGCTGTTACGATTCAACGTCAGAATACTGGACACTTGGAGATTCGGCGCAACTGTGTCAAAACACCTTCAGACCAGAACATGTCTTGAGGAAGACAGAAGTAGACCTGAATCAAGTTTGCATGAACGGTGACACGCCGGTATATGATGACTCTCTCAACTCCAGCTTGGAGTCTCTGCTGGATCATCCTTCATATGCAAACACAACTTTGACATGCCAG AATTATGGAAAAGCTGTCCACTGTCCGAGCATAGCACCAGGATTCTGGGGATAA